The Canis lupus dingo isolate Sandy chromosome 8, ASM325472v2, whole genome shotgun sequence genome has a segment encoding these proteins:
- the BEGAIN gene encoding brain-enriched guanylate kinase-associated protein isoform X11: protein MALQRINQELEDKLYRMGQHYEEEKRALSHEIVALNSHLLEAKVTIDKLSEDNELYRKDCNLAAQLLQCSQTYGRVHKVSELPSDFQERVSLHMEKHGCSLPSPLCHPAYADSVPTCVIAKVLEKPDPSSLSSRLSDASARDLAFREGVEKQGPRPPYKGDIYCSDTALYCPEERRRSRRPSVDAPVSDVGFLRAQNSTDSAAEDEEEAEAEAAAFPAGFRHEAFPGYAASLPTSSSYSSFSATSEEKEHAQASTLTASQQAIYLNSRDELFDRKPPAAAAAAAYEGSPRFAKAEAGVAAPLEAEVAPGFARTVSPYPAEPFRFPASPGPRQALMPPNLWSLRAKPGSARLPGEDARGQWRPLSVEDVGAYSYPAPAAGRASPCSFSERYYGSGGGSPGKKAEGRASPLYASYKADSFSEGDDLSQGHLAEPRFLRAGGDLSLSPGRAADPLPGYAPSPGDAERLGVQLCGPGGSPEPEHSPHSSRDSLEPSSMEASPEMHPAARLSPQPAFPRTGGSGLSRKDSLTKAQLYGTLLN from the exons GAGCTCTACAGGAAGGACTGCAATCTAGCGGCGCAGCTCCTTCAGTGCAGCCAGACCTACGGCAGGGTCCATAAGGTGTCTGAG CTGCCCTCTGACTTCCAGGAGCGCGTGAGCCTGCACATGGAGAAGCACGGCTGCAGCCTGCCCTCCCCGCTCTGCCACCCGGCCTATGCCGACAGCGTCCCCACCTGCGTCATCGCCAAGGTGCTGGAGAAGCCCGACCCCAGCAGCCTGTCCTCGCGCCTGTCGGACGCCTCGGCTCGCGACCTGGCCTTTCGGGAGGGGGTGGAGAAGCAGGGCCCGCGGCCCCCCTACAAGGGCGACATCTACTGCAGCGACACGGCCCTCTACTGCCCCGAGGAGCGGCGGCGCTCCCGGCGGCCCAGCGTGGACGCGCCCGTGAGCGACGTGGGCTTCCTGCGGGCCCAGAACTCCACCGACAGCGCGGCCGAGGACGAGgaggaggccgaggccgaggcggCCGCCTTCCCCGCGGGCTTCCGGCACGAGGCCTTCCCGGGCTACGCGGCCTCCCTGCCCACGTCCAGCTCCTACTCGAGCTTCAGCGCCACGTCGGAGGAGAAGGAGCACGCCCAGGCCAGCACGCTCACCGCCTCGCAGCAGGCCATCTACCTGAACAGCCGCGACGAGCTCTTCGACCGCaagccgcccgccgccgccgccgccgccgcctacGAGGGCAGCCCGCGCTTCGCCAAGGCCGAGGCCGGCGTGGCGGCCCCGCTCGAGGCCGAGGTGGCGCCGGGCTTCGCGCGGACCGTGTCCCCGTACCCGGCCGAGCCCTTCCGCTTCCCCGCGTCCCCGGGCCCGCGGCAGGCCCTGATGCCCCCAAACCTGTGGAGCCTGCGGGCCAAGCCGGGGTCGGCCCGGCTCCCCGGGGAGGACGCGCGGGGCCAGTGGCGGCCGCTGAGCGTGGAGGACGTGGGCGCCTACTCGTACCCGGCCCCCGCCGCGGGCCGCGCGTCGCCCTGCAGCTTCTCGGAACGCTACTacggcagcggcggcggcagcccCGGCAAGAAGGCCGAGGGCCGCGCCAGCCCCCTCTACGCCAGCTACAAGGCCGACAGCTTCTCCGAGGGGGACGACCTCTCGCAGGGCCACCTGGCCGAGCCTCGCTTCCTCCGCGCCGGCGGCGACCTGAGCCTGAGCCCCGGCCGCGCGGCCGACCCGCTGCCCGGCTACGCGCCCAGCCCGGGGGACGCCGAGAGGCTCGGGGTGCAGCTGTGCGGGCCGGGCGGCAGCCCCGAGCCCGAGCACAGCCCCCACAGCTCCAGGGACTCCCTGGAGCCCAGCTCCATGGAGGCGTCCCCGGAGATGCACCCCGCCGCCCGCCTCAGCCCCCAGCCGGCCTTCCCGCGGACTGGTGGCTCGGGGCTCAGCCGCAAGGACAGCCTCACGAAGGCCCAGCTCTACGGAACCTTGCTCAACTGA